In Leptospira perdikensis, a single genomic region encodes these proteins:
- a CDS encoding SRPBCC family protein: MKPNQITVQSTISADNKKVWDYYTQPEHIIHWNFAADDWQCPWAKNDLRVGGKYSARMEAKDGSFGFEFEATYDNIVDQKSFTYTMEDGRKASVALETVGNKTEVTVKFDAEDQNPIEMQQGGWQAILDNFKKYVESH, encoded by the coding sequence ATGAAACCCAACCAAATTACCGTTCAATCCACCATCAGCGCCGACAATAAAAAAGTTTGGGACTATTACACCCAACCAGAACATATCATCCATTGGAACTTTGCTGCTGATGATTGGCAATGTCCTTGGGCGAAAAACGATCTACGTGTCGGGGGAAAGTATAGTGCAAGAATGGAAGCTAAGGACGGAAGTTTTGGCTTTGAGTTTGAAGCAACCTATGACAATATTGTCGATCAAAAATCATTTACCTATACAATGGAAGATGGCAGAAAAGCCTCAGTTGCATTAGAAACCGTTGGTAATAAAACAGAAGTAACTGTTAAATTTGATGCGGAAGACCAGAATCCTATCGAAATGCAACAAGGCGGATGGCAGGCAATTCTAGATAACTTCAAAAAATATGTAGAGTCTCATTAA
- a CDS encoding EamA family transporter, protein MKTYQIYAFISMFFAGITAVVAKTGLKNVSADTGLAVRTCFVFVLVWLNVFVFNQTKDFSNLTFKDILFLGISALTTTISWIFYYRAIKIGDVSEVTLIDKASILITISLSILLLNEQFTWKILLGTIFMMSGLLILTWK, encoded by the coding sequence ATGAAAACTTACCAAATATATGCGTTCATATCCATGTTCTTTGCCGGAATCACAGCGGTAGTGGCAAAAACTGGACTGAAAAACGTTAGTGCAGATACGGGGCTTGCAGTTAGGACTTGTTTTGTTTTTGTGTTGGTCTGGCTTAATGTATTTGTATTCAATCAAACTAAAGATTTTTCAAATCTTACTTTTAAAGACATTTTATTTTTAGGAATTTCAGCTTTAACAACAACGATATCATGGATATTTTATTACCGAGCTATAAAAATTGGAGATGTTTCGGAAGTAACACTGATCGATAAAGCTAGTATCCTAATCACAATTTCACTTTCTATTTTATTATTAAACGAACAATTTACTTGGAAAATCCTTTTGGGAACAATATTCATGATGAGTGGACTTCTCATTTTAACTTGGAAATAA
- a CDS encoding ATP-binding protein: MPSWNASIKKIGGEFLLLVLVFLLYLIVGKLSLNLSSIDGYSTPVWPPAGLALGFVLLFGNRVWLALFLGAYLTNTTHLPTSETWMEFLIANPQNITISLGNSTSAVLGAYLLKKYSDPSLNIFQVHEILVFFAFAGPVTAFISSVIGSLSLYYFKIIYFEFLFQTWLTWWMGDSIGIIIFTPLLILIWKWYKGEEKLLRLIIFSSATMSTFIFTLSIFFLTRNWEKEFINYRIKSDGHIVSTGITNQLSENIRVVKALGSFISLVGNLNRNYFDEFSKEIMEESDSVTALSWNSYLRHSSRPASEVELKLDYPDSIGISIREDKKMLPSPVNKEYVYIKYIYPYDENHLAVGYNLFSDPTRKEALLLATEKQGIEMTGKISLIQNRENNSGFLILYPVKRLNGESGFATAIIRIATIVDNTLVGNDQHDLCIKIEEVNKSSNMNIFSKECSNMEEKIFSDFSYEHQITIGSHILNIKTTATKEYFQKNLTNASRFLLIISSLLTGLLGILLLIIMGKEKSIQNIVEKRTFELEKANSVKSEFLANMSHEIRTPMNGVLGMLTLLEQTPIDLEQKDYVDNAKKSVLSLLTIINDVLDVAKLENKKLEMIPRPTNVNKLCKDLIQLFSTDAQKKNLKFDVNVSDLDPNLYILVDENRLRQILINLIGNALKFTFTGTLSLEVRFSVDKRDIVFQVKDTGIGISEENIPKLFNRFVQLEDSRTKKFEGSGLGLYISKQLVNLMGGEIEVKSVLNVGSTFQFTIPYQKTDQKEMLLDNMNPKLIGDDKKFHILIVEDNLLNQKFIVKVCQKENIKVNVASNGLEAIHLLDESLGRVDDRFDMILMDIQMPVLDGMEATKLIRKRADSYRDIPIIAITANSMDSQLNEYLENGMNGCVKKPIILAELMSTIYRNLV; encoded by the coding sequence ATGCCTTCCTGGAATGCTTCTATCAAAAAAATCGGCGGAGAGTTCCTTCTCCTGGTATTGGTATTCCTTCTCTATCTAATTGTTGGAAAATTGAGTCTCAATTTGTCTTCCATTGATGGATACAGCACTCCTGTTTGGCCACCAGCGGGCCTAGCCCTTGGATTTGTTTTGTTGTTTGGAAATCGAGTTTGGCTTGCATTATTTTTGGGTGCCTACCTTACCAATACAACACACCTCCCTACCTCTGAAACTTGGATGGAGTTTCTAATTGCCAATCCGCAAAATATAACAATTTCACTTGGTAATTCAACTTCAGCTGTTTTGGGTGCTTATCTTTTGAAAAAATATTCGGATCCAAGTTTGAATATCTTTCAAGTCCATGAGATATTAGTTTTTTTTGCTTTTGCCGGTCCAGTAACCGCATTCATTTCTTCTGTCATTGGCAGTTTGTCTTTATATTATTTTAAGATTATTTATTTTGAATTTCTTTTTCAAACATGGCTTACCTGGTGGATGGGCGATTCCATTGGGATTATCATTTTTACTCCTTTACTGATTCTCATTTGGAAGTGGTACAAAGGTGAAGAGAAACTATTACGATTAATTATTTTTTCTTCTGCTACAATGAGTACTTTTATTTTCACCTTATCCATTTTTTTTCTGACAAGAAACTGGGAAAAAGAATTCATCAACTATCGAATTAAGTCGGATGGTCATATTGTTTCCACTGGAATAACCAATCAGTTATCGGAAAACATTAGAGTTGTGAAAGCTCTAGGTTCCTTTATATCATTAGTTGGGAATTTAAATCGTAACTACTTTGATGAATTCTCAAAAGAAATTATGGAAGAATCTGATAGTGTGACAGCATTATCTTGGAACTCTTACCTTCGACATTCCTCTCGCCCAGCAAGTGAAGTTGAGTTAAAACTTGATTATCCAGATTCAATCGGGATATCGATACGAGAAGATAAAAAAATGTTACCTTCACCTGTAAACAAAGAGTATGTGTATATCAAATATATATATCCATATGATGAAAACCATCTGGCTGTTGGATATAACTTGTTTTCCGACCCAACTCGCAAAGAAGCATTACTCCTCGCAACGGAAAAACAAGGGATTGAGATGACTGGTAAAATCAGTTTGATTCAAAATAGAGAAAATAACTCTGGTTTTTTAATTCTTTATCCAGTGAAGAGACTAAATGGAGAATCTGGATTTGCTACTGCGATCATTCGAATTGCAACTATCGTTGATAATACATTGGTTGGAAATGATCAGCACGATTTATGTATCAAAATTGAAGAAGTCAACAAATCATCTAATATGAATATTTTTTCAAAAGAATGTTCCAATATGGAAGAAAAGATTTTTTCAGATTTTTCTTATGAACATCAGATAACGATTGGTTCTCATATTTTGAATATAAAAACGACAGCAACAAAAGAATATTTTCAAAAAAATCTTACCAATGCTTCTCGTTTTCTCTTAATCATTTCTTCCTTACTCACAGGGTTACTCGGAATTCTTCTTCTCATCATCATGGGAAAAGAAAAAAGCATTCAAAACATTGTGGAAAAAAGAACTTTTGAGTTGGAAAAAGCCAATAGCGTTAAATCGGAATTTTTGGCAAACATGAGTCATGAAATTCGTACACCGATGAATGGGGTACTCGGAATGTTGACTTTATTAGAACAAACCCCGATAGATTTGGAACAAAAAGACTATGTAGATAACGCAAAAAAATCGGTTCTATCGCTTTTAACAATTATCAATGATGTGTTAGATGTCGCTAAATTAGAAAACAAAAAGTTGGAAATGATCCCAAGGCCAACAAATGTGAACAAGTTATGTAAGGACCTGATCCAATTGTTTTCAACAGATGCACAGAAAAAAAATCTGAAGTTTGATGTGAATGTTTCAGATTTGGATCCAAACCTTTATATACTCGTTGATGAAAATCGCCTCAGACAAATATTAATTAATCTTATCGGGAATGCCCTTAAATTCACCTTTACTGGAACTCTATCCTTGGAAGTGAGATTCAGCGTGGATAAAAGGGATATTGTGTTTCAAGTAAAAGATACAGGGATTGGCATTTCTGAAGAGAATATTCCTAAATTATTCAATCGGTTTGTTCAGTTAGAAGATTCTCGTACTAAAAAATTTGAAGGTTCTGGCCTTGGTCTTTATATTTCCAAACAACTTGTTAATTTAATGGGTGGGGAAATTGAAGTGAAAAGTGTTTTGAATGTTGGTTCTACTTTTCAATTTACAATCCCATATCAAAAAACGGATCAAAAAGAAATGTTATTAGACAATATGAATCCTAAACTAATCGGGGATGATAAAAAGTTTCATATTTTGATAGTAGAAGATAATTTGCTCAATCAGAAATTTATAGTTAAAGTATGCCAGAAAGAAAACATAAAAGTAAATGTTGCATCCAATGGACTTGAAGCCATTCACTTATTAGATGAATCTCTTGGTCGTGTGGATGATCGGTTTGATATGATCCTTATGGATATCCAGATGCCTGTATTGGATGGAATGGAAGCAACAAAACTAATTCGAAAACGTGCTGATTCCTATCGAGACATACCGATCATTGCGATCACTGCGAATAGTATGGACTCCCAATTAAATGAATATTTAGAAAATGGTATGAATGGATGTGTTAAAAAACCAATCATTCTTGCTGAACTGATGTCAACAATCTACAGAAATTTAGTTTAA
- a CDS encoding SRPBCC family protein produces the protein MNPTNQLNQQLNLSLTKTIQSNSERVWEILTTPKYIKEYLYGTEAISEWREGSSLIFKGVWEGTPYEEKGIILTFQPPYTFKYSYFTAFFGLPDLPENYSIIENKLTETDGIVTIHLNQIGFTAEDKVKHSEESWNQCLDIVKEIAERR, from the coding sequence ATGAATCCTACAAATCAATTGAACCAACAACTAAACTTAAGTCTTACGAAAACCATTCAATCTAACTCAGAACGTGTTTGGGAAATCCTAACAACACCCAAATACATCAAAGAGTATTTGTATGGCACAGAGGCCATTTCGGAATGGAGAGAGGGAAGTTCACTGATTTTTAAAGGAGTTTGGGAAGGAACTCCGTATGAAGAAAAAGGGATCATTCTTACTTTTCAACCACCTTACACATTCAAATACTCTTACTTTACCGCGTTTTTTGGATTACCAGATTTGCCTGAAAACTATTCCATCATCGAGAATAAACTAACAGAAACAGATGGTATTGTGACAATTCATTTAAACCAAATAGGATTTACTGCAGAAGACAAAGTAAAACATTCAGAAGAAAGTTGGAACCAGTGTTTAGATATCGTAAAAGAAATTGCCGAAAGGAGATAA
- a CDS encoding AraC family transcriptional regulator gives MAIEKGKPTRGVLRQNKANLVAKHNRYFANTKLDYFIEHYWTVSWDLTDQEPYLAETLPYPSVHIVFEKENSKIFGVTRGRFSTLLKGKGSVFGIKFRPGGFYPFFQQFVSNLTDKTVPISELTKEDILPLEKEIFQKEDEESRINIVETWLEKILPEPDPKIPLINTIIDKIKEDRAIQSVEQITKLYSIKLRNLQRLFQEYVGVSPKWVIQRFRIQEVAERMEKEKTIQFADLALDLGYYDQAHFIKDFKNTIGLSPEEYLKTIS, from the coding sequence ATGGCGATAGAAAAAGGGAAACCAACCCGCGGAGTTTTACGCCAAAACAAAGCAAACTTGGTAGCAAAACACAATAGGTATTTTGCAAATACAAAATTAGATTATTTTATTGAGCATTATTGGACTGTTAGTTGGGACTTAACCGACCAAGAACCTTATCTTGCAGAAACTCTTCCTTACCCTAGTGTACATATTGTATTTGAAAAAGAAAATTCAAAGATATTTGGTGTTACGCGAGGAAGGTTTTCCACTCTTTTGAAAGGTAAAGGTTCTGTATTCGGAATTAAATTTAGGCCAGGAGGTTTTTATCCATTCTTTCAACAATTTGTCTCTAACCTCACTGATAAAACCGTTCCAATTTCTGAACTAACAAAAGAAGATATCCTACCCTTAGAAAAGGAAATCTTTCAAAAAGAAGACGAAGAGAGTCGGATCAACATCGTTGAAACTTGGTTGGAGAAAATCCTTCCTGAACCCGATCCCAAAATTCCCTTGATCAACACCATCATCGATAAAATCAAAGAAGATAGGGCCATTCAATCGGTAGAACAAATTACAAAATTATATTCAATCAAACTTCGTAACTTACAAAGACTCTTTCAGGAGTATGTGGGAGTTAGTCCCAAATGGGTCATCCAACGATTTCGTATCCAGGAAGTGGCGGAACGAATGGAAAAAGAAAAAACGATTCAGTTTGCAGATTTGGCCCTTGATTTGGGATATTATGACCAGGCACATTTTATCAAAGATTTTAAAAACACAATCGGCCTAAGTCCGGAGGAATATTTGAAAACGATTTCTTAA
- a CDS encoding DUF3703 domain-containing protein → MHPILKQAFEVEMNKAKNLYKQSKYTESFFHLERAHILGQRFVFPHTYNHWWMLKVGIRKKDKHEILGQLVRIAVAGIGSLLGRAPIGNTGGANIGIMQVLPIEGDLKVLFERAGEN, encoded by the coding sequence ATGCATCCGATCCTAAAACAGGCTTTCGAAGTGGAAATGAACAAAGCAAAAAATCTATACAAACAATCGAAATATACAGAATCTTTTTTTCATTTAGAACGGGCTCATATTCTTGGACAAAGGTTTGTTTTTCCTCATACTTATAATCATTGGTGGATGTTAAAGGTAGGAATTCGCAAAAAAGACAAACATGAAATTTTAGGACAACTCGTACGGATCGCTGTTGCCGGGATTGGATCTTTACTCGGTCGTGCCCCAATCGGAAACACAGGCGGAGCCAATATTGGAATTATGCAGGTATTACCAATCGAGGGAGATTTGAAAGTTCTATTCGAAAGAGCAGGTGAGAACTAA
- a CDS encoding OsmC family protein — MANTLFEAKASWAGGLKLNLESRQHKWVIDEPEFLGGSDLGANPVEHLLGGLASCVGVLVSVFAPAHQVELKDFQVFAEGDLDLDGFQGLSDVRPGFSEIRYRVNIESDSPKANIDALLTHIHKVCPVKDSLSGVPVLNQVVVAG; from the coding sequence ATGGCGAATACATTATTTGAAGCAAAAGCGTCCTGGGCCGGTGGCCTAAAATTGAACCTGGAATCAAGGCAACACAAATGGGTGATTGATGAACCTGAATTTTTAGGGGGAAGTGATTTGGGAGCTAACCCCGTTGAACATCTACTAGGTGGACTTGCTTCCTGCGTTGGGGTTTTGGTTTCTGTTTTTGCGCCTGCACACCAAGTGGAATTAAAAGATTTTCAAGTGTTTGCCGAAGGAGATTTGGATTTAGATGGATTCCAAGGTTTATCGGATGTTAGGCCAGGGTTTTCCGAAATTCGTTACCGGGTGAACATTGAAAGTGATTCTCCGAAAGCAAATATCGATGCCCTTCTAACCCACATTCACAAGGTATGTCCGGTGAAGGATAGTCTTTCAGGAGTTCCTGTACTCAACCAAGTGGTCGTTGCAGGTTGA
- a CDS encoding class I SAM-dependent methyltransferase — protein sequence MEENIFNQLANKYDTKERKELANIIVTAITEEIKNQKRKTLLDYGCGTGLVGLELSNLVDQILFFDSSEQMLGILKEKISQTKITNAEVIDSDLTKNPLHLKVDIIIVSLVLLHVPNTDQILQYFYSILNVDGKLIIVDFDKNETINHPKVHNGFKHAELKTSLIKFGFKNIEIKTFHHGKNIFMNQDASLFISTSSK from the coding sequence ATGGAAGAAAACATATTCAATCAACTTGCCAACAAATATGATACAAAGGAAAGAAAAGAGTTAGCAAATATCATTGTAACAGCCATCACAGAAGAGATAAAAAATCAAAAAAGAAAAACACTTTTAGATTATGGATGTGGTACTGGACTTGTAGGCCTGGAGTTATCAAATTTGGTGGATCAGATTTTATTTTTTGATTCTTCAGAACAAATGTTGGGAATCCTAAAAGAAAAGATCTCTCAAACCAAAATTACGAATGCAGAAGTCATTGATTCTGATTTAACAAAAAATCCATTGCATTTGAAAGTCGATATCATTATAGTCTCTTTAGTTCTTTTGCACGTTCCCAATACAGATCAAATACTCCAATATTTTTACTCAATATTAAATGTAGATGGAAAACTAATCATTGTCGATTTTGATAAAAATGAAACTATCAATCACCCGAAGGTTCATAACGGATTCAAACACGCGGAATTAAAAACATCACTGATCAAATTCGGATTTAAAAATATAGAAATCAAAACTTTCCATCATGGTAAAAATATTTTTATGAACCAAGATGCCTCTTTATTCATTTCAACAAGTTCAAAATAG
- a CDS encoding DUF3995 domain-containing protein gives MNLIYVSILVMIFLILALLHFLWSIGILWGFEVALPRKKDGSFLFYPKRIDSFIVGLFLLLLSSFYFTLTGIIQPLLDSQIYKIGCWFTTVIFGIRAIGDFNYLGFTKRIKNKEFAYFDTILFSPLCLLISLLTYLVQSGL, from the coding sequence ATGAATCTTATTTATGTTTCCATCTTAGTGATGATTTTCCTTATCCTTGCTCTTTTACATTTTCTTTGGTCCATTGGAATCCTTTGGGGATTTGAAGTGGCCCTGCCAAGGAAAAAGGATGGAAGTTTTCTATTTTATCCAAAAAGAATTGATAGTTTTATCGTTGGACTTTTTTTGCTTCTACTTTCCAGTTTTTACTTCACACTGACTGGCATTATACAGCCGTTATTGGACTCGCAAATCTATAAAATAGGCTGTTGGTTCACAACCGTTATTTTTGGAATTCGTGCTATTGGAGATTTTAATTATTTAGGTTTTACGAAACGCATTAAAAACAAAGAATTTGCATACTTTGATACAATTCTATTTTCTCCACTTTGCCTTTTGATTTCTTTACTGACTTATCTGGTTCAAAGTGGATTATAA
- the omp85 gene encoding Omp85 family outer membrane protein, which yields MNRNLSFVLFFIVWFSFVIPASLSAQEYIPSAGCEKDPPPKNLPFPMDPTKQLCKKDIEDKKESWYPTGLPLINSDPNEGIGYGARAYIYENGKKSDPLFYYTPYRMRVFAQYFNTNKNAQYHQVSLDMPFIADTQWRLRADLFLTITPTTLYFGIGEETMKPLSYLERNQPDGRHILNASYMDQENNLTYFRPGTSSDPISFGGKSYSGFPQTPGYVVTDKMYNRYTIETPMATASTERSFVGGTVRLVAGFKFSNNIVRTYDGRLARGVDPLLGGDHTADVPNGKTRLTEDYESKKILGYNGGYVNSLRIGLVYDTRDFEPDPNSGIFAEATYEKHTKAIGSEYDYQKYFAQTKLFWSPFPKVFDKLVVANRFGLGVTDGESPFYEYRNMWGTEGLVGGLGGLRTLRGFKQDRFVGRAMGWGNTEVRWKFAEARIGSEFFAFNLVPFFDYGRVWDDEHKLGWKGYAYSRGIGLRIAWNQATIIMIDYAKSREDEQVFVNFSHVF from the coding sequence ATGAACCGAAACCTAAGCTTTGTTCTTTTCTTTATCGTTTGGTTTTCCTTTGTTATCCCGGCTTCTCTTTCTGCCCAGGAATACATACCCAGCGCGGGTTGTGAAAAAGACCCTCCACCAAAAAACCTTCCCTTTCCGATGGATCCGACCAAACAACTTTGTAAAAAGGACATCGAAGACAAAAAAGAAAGTTGGTATCCAACTGGTTTGCCTTTGATCAATTCCGATCCAAATGAAGGGATTGGATATGGGGCTCGTGCTTATATCTATGAAAACGGAAAAAAATCCGATCCCCTTTTTTATTATACACCGTATCGTATGCGGGTTTTTGCGCAGTACTTCAATACCAATAAAAATGCCCAATACCATCAAGTGAGTTTGGATATGCCATTCATTGCTGATACGCAGTGGCGTCTTCGAGCTGATCTTTTTCTGACCATCACACCAACCACGTTGTATTTTGGAATTGGTGAAGAAACAATGAAACCGTTATCTTACTTGGAAAGAAACCAACCTGATGGAAGACATATTTTAAATGCAAGTTATATGGACCAAGAAAATAATTTAACTTACTTTCGACCTGGAACAAGTTCTGATCCAATTAGTTTTGGTGGTAAAAGTTATTCTGGATTTCCACAAACTCCTGGTTATGTGGTAACGGATAAAATGTACAATCGTTACACCATAGAAACACCAATGGCCACTGCAAGTACGGAACGTTCCTTTGTGGGTGGAACAGTAAGACTTGTGGCAGGTTTTAAGTTTTCGAACAATATTGTAAGAACTTATGATGGTCGTTTGGCACGCGGTGTAGACCCACTTCTTGGTGGAGATCATACCGCAGATGTTCCCAATGGAAAAACTCGTCTAACCGAAGACTATGAAAGCAAAAAAATACTAGGATACAATGGCGGTTATGTGAATTCGCTTCGGATAGGTCTCGTTTACGACACTAGAGATTTTGAACCCGATCCAAACTCTGGGATTTTTGCCGAGGCAACTTACGAAAAACATACAAAGGCGATTGGATCTGAATATGATTATCAAAAATACTTTGCACAAACAAAACTCTTTTGGAGCCCTTTCCCTAAGGTATTTGATAAATTAGTTGTGGCCAACAGGTTTGGTTTGGGTGTGACAGATGGAGAATCTCCATTTTATGAATATAGAAATATGTGGGGAACGGAAGGATTGGTTGGGGGTCTTGGAGGACTCCGGACACTGCGAGGTTTCAAACAAGATCGCTTTGTGGGCCGAGCCATGGGTTGGGGTAACACAGAAGTTCGTTGGAAATTTGCAGAAGCAAGGATTGGTTCTGAATTCTTTGCTTTTAACTTAGTTCCTTTTTTTGATTACGGCCGTGTTTGGGACGATGAACATAAATTAGGTTGGAAAGGTTACGCTTATTCTCGAGGTATCGGTTTACGAATTGCTTGGAATCAAGCAACCATCATCATGATCGATTACGCAAAGTCTAGAGAAGATGAGCAGGTATTTGTCAACTTTAGCCATGTTTTTTAG
- a CDS encoding sulfite exporter TauE/SafE family protein yields the protein MILKIIFLFFATILAFWISAICGGGASLILIPILNLFLPSSFIPFSITIGTLTSSASRVVVFKKHIYWKVFIWFVPFSIPAVLLGGWLMKYINPLYLQVIVGLLLLANVPELFKSKREQKEEEKPYPNFILAFVGFFAGFISGITGAIGLLFNRFYLRYGLTKEEIVATRAANEIFLHSIKLFIYLLFGLYSENALLLGIVIAIAAIVSSYSVKFILPYLSEYLFRKIGYGAMVISGLFLLISTSQNIIQKENVSVIKNQHNETTMNWRNSSFVLEFAIDEGFEIERQIQPNELPPEYKSKYDQLINQYDQVFLEIVYRIGSNVSYEFYCYKNNELTKIEFK from the coding sequence ATGATTTTGAAAATAATATTTTTATTTTTCGCAACCATACTCGCATTTTGGATTAGCGCCATTTGTGGAGGTGGTGCAAGTTTAATCTTAATCCCAATATTAAATTTATTTTTACCAAGTTCCTTTATTCCATTTTCAATCACAATTGGAACATTAACAAGTTCAGCTTCTCGAGTCGTAGTATTCAAAAAACATATTTACTGGAAAGTTTTCATTTGGTTCGTTCCATTTTCAATTCCTGCAGTTCTTTTAGGGGGTTGGTTAATGAAATATATAAACCCTCTATATCTACAAGTAATTGTTGGTTTGTTGTTACTTGCGAATGTTCCAGAATTATTTAAATCAAAACGAGAACAAAAAGAAGAGGAAAAACCCTATCCAAACTTCATATTAGCCTTTGTTGGATTTTTTGCAGGTTTTATTTCAGGGATCACAGGCGCCATCGGGCTTTTGTTCAATCGTTTCTATTTACGTTACGGATTGACAAAAGAAGAAATTGTAGCGACGCGAGCAGCAAATGAAATATTTCTTCATTCCATTAAATTATTCATCTATTTACTTTTTGGTTTATATTCAGAGAATGCTTTGTTACTTGGAATTGTTATTGCCATAGCAGCCATTGTATCTTCATATTCGGTGAAATTTATTTTACCTTATTTAAGCGAATATTTATTTCGGAAGATTGGATATGGTGCAATGGTTATTTCTGGATTATTTTTGTTGATCAGCACATCACAAAACATTATCCAAAAAGAAAATGTTTCAGTCATAAAAAATCAACATAATGAAACCACAATGAATTGGAGAAATAGTAGTTTTGTATTAGAATTTGCAATTGACGAAGGTTTTGAAATTGAAAGGCAAATCCAACCAAATGAATTACCTCCAGAGTATAAGTCTAAATACGATCAGCTAATAAATCAATATGACCAAGTTTTCTTGGAAATCGTATATAGAATTGGTTCTAACGTAAGTTATGAATTTTATTGTTACAAAAACAATGAACTTACAAAAATTGAATTTAAATAG
- a CDS encoding HEAT repeat domain-containing protein: MNRYYFLIFITSFLISVNLQALENEDDHLDRCLELATNGSEYGFREPTSIEGITCLGLSKNPKYIPALASLLKKESSDHVRFTVIRALSWMETEEVTKYLLMTIQEDSYYHAKYCAALAFETIPDKRAIPVLEKYIHNLEKGERSAVIVVLEGLSGQDYSHLQLEDISEDTNVKKLTTKAKSEFKLGHYGSTLHYINRALEIEPTNQNNLFLKANALVLIKNFYDSEKIYTDLLESKFPNKSAVYQGLGDLETEKGNLAEANEHYKNALKFKDKSSK, encoded by the coding sequence ATGAATCGATATTACTTTTTAATTTTCATAACAAGTTTTCTCATTTCCGTAAACCTCCAAGCTCTTGAAAACGAAGATGATCATTTAGATAGATGTTTAGAACTTGCCACTAATGGAAGTGAATATGGCTTTCGAGAACCAACAAGTATTGAGGGAATCACATGTTTAGGTTTATCTAAAAATCCCAAATACATTCCTGCACTTGCCTCTCTTTTAAAAAAAGAAAGTAGTGATCATGTTCGTTTTACAGTGATTCGTGCTCTAAGTTGGATGGAAACAGAAGAAGTCACCAAATATCTATTAATGACTATCCAGGAAGATAGTTATTATCATGCAAAGTATTGTGCTGCCTTGGCATTTGAAACCATCCCAGACAAACGTGCCATTCCTGTGTTAGAAAAATACATTCATAATTTGGAAAAAGGAGAAAGGTCGGCGGTAATCGTAGTTTTAGAAGGCCTATCTGGACAAGACTATTCTCATTTGCAGTTGGAAGACATCTCGGAAGATACAAACGTAAAAAAATTAACAACAAAGGCAAAAAGCGAATTTAAATTGGGTCACTATGGAAGTACGCTCCACTACATCAATAGAGCGTTAGAAATCGAACCGACAAATCAAAACAATTTATTTCTCAAAGCAAATGCACTTGTCCTCATCAAAAACTTTTATGATTCAGAAAAAATTTATACGGACCTATTAGAATCAAAATTTCCAAACAAAAGTGCAGTGTATCAAGGTCTTGGGGATTTAGAAACAGAAAAAGGAAATTTAGCAGAAGCAAACGAACATTACAAAAATGCTCTAAAGTTCAAAGATAAATCTTCAAAATAA